One window from the genome of Cryptomeria japonica chromosome 6, Sugi_1.0, whole genome shotgun sequence encodes:
- the LOC131067888 gene encoding uncharacterized protein LOC131067888, with translation MGYEVDKDLLTAYADHLLSQLVDTTARASSAPIGTPTSVKTSVGKEKTTEKEKPAPIKKEKPIETKKEKPSKIQFWRKGKIVEPPTAPVKTSKRKKKQAQKLVDVDEEETESEREKKALRTSGKRSKGVGTPVVKSPKKPVIKLTPLENLIINIKEYGILTSVKKLFDKFSKDEQREIEDAIVYMMNKYSKALIELKGKISNSLYNIIDARWQATMKQDREYIEYFLKNLQHEATQEEIDEIFAKAKSSFRSKKGLTRMLIGETQSVHEEIEQIFKKVLGLIPDEEEEVKEDEPKRFKVEDLPKGVKIIEFKPNEIVLDDQPMNTQSELEVIPDDDDTGNNDNVGAPGNVNVQDIDVEMSKQHE, from the exons atgggatatgaagtggacaaaGATCTTCTGACTGCATATGCTGATCATTTGCTTTCCCAACTAGTAGATACAACA GCCAGAGCATCAAGTGCACCAATCGGTACCCCCACCAGTGTAAAGACAAGCGTTGGAAAGGAGAAGACAACAGAGAAAGAGAAACCAGCACCTATTAAAAAGGAGAAACCCATAGAAACAAAAAAGGAGAAACCTTCAAAGATTCAGTTCTGGAGaaaaggtaagattgttgaacCACCTACTGCACCGGTTAAGACTagtaaaaggaaaaagaaacaagcaCAGAAACTGGTAGATGTGGATGAAGAAGAGACTGAATCCGAACGAGAAAAGAAAGCCCTAAGGACCAGTGGCAAAAGGTCAAAGGGTGTTGGTACTCCAGTTGTGAAATCTCCAAAGAAACCGGTAATCAAGctcacacctcttgaaaatttaataataaacattaaagagtatggtATATTGACTAGTGTGAAGAAACTCTTTGATAAGTTTAGTAAAGATGAACAAAGGGAAATAGAAGATGCAATTGtttacatgatgaataaatacaGCAAGGCCCTAATTGAATTGAAAGGGAAAATTTCAAATTCATTGTATAATATAATTGATGCTAGATGGCAAGCAACCATGAAACAAGATAGAGAATACATTGAATATTTTCTAAAAAACTTGCAACATGAAGCTACTCAGGAAGAGAtagatgaaatttttgctaaggcAAAGTCATCTTTTAGATCAAAGAAAGGGCTGACAAGAATGTTAATTGGCGAGACCCAATCAGTCCATGAGGAGATTGAACAAATTTTTAAAAAGGTATTGGGTCTGATTccagatgaagaggaagaagttaaggaagatgaaccgaaGAGGTTTAAGGTTGAAGATCTTCCGAAAGGTGTTAAAATAATTGAGTTTAAGCCTAATGAAATTGTGTTGGATGATCAACCGATGAACACACAATCTGAACTTGAGGTTATCCCTGATGATGATGATACTGGTAATAATGATAATGTTGGTGCTCCTGGAAATGTAAATGTACAGGATATTGATGTTGAAATGTCTAAGCAACATGAATAG